In Constrictibacter sp. MBR-5, the following proteins share a genomic window:
- a CDS encoding replicative DNA helicase: MNSSPATVTSLTERSGGEPSYRSPPANIEIEIALLGAILVNNRAYEKVSEFLLPEHFADGVHGRIFEACGKLIERGQQATPATLRRYFENDADLADVGGARYLAEMAASAFNIIDAEDYGRTLYDLHLRRSLIELGEDVVNEAYGADLDINAVQQIEKAEHRLFELASTGQIEGGFQAFDRTLVKALQMAESAFRREGMLTGVTTGLEGLDKLLGGLQRSDLLILAGRPGMGKTALATNIAFNAARASFEELAENGTRTRVDGHVVALFSLEMSAEQLVLRILAEHSGVSSDRVRRGAITNDEFQKVFVASQEISKSRIFIDDTPALSVSALRTRCRRLLRTQGRLDMIVVDYIQLMRGSPNGRPENRVQEISEITRGLKGLAKELDVPVLALSQLSRAVEQREDKRPQLSDLRESGSIEQDADVVMFVYREEYYLGRKEPAEGTAEHAEWQAEMDKVHNMAEVIVAKQRHGPTDKVRLLFEAELTRFGNLAPTGMGGDVPF; this comes from the coding sequence ATGAACAGCAGCCCCGCCACCGTCACCTCCCTCACCGAGCGGAGCGGCGGCGAGCCGTCCTACCGCTCGCCGCCCGCCAACATCGAGATCGAGATCGCGCTGCTGGGCGCGATCCTGGTCAACAACCGCGCCTACGAGAAGGTGTCGGAATTCCTGCTGCCGGAGCATTTCGCCGACGGCGTGCACGGCCGCATCTTCGAGGCCTGCGGCAAGCTGATCGAACGCGGCCAGCAGGCGACGCCGGCCACCCTGCGGCGCTATTTCGAGAACGACGCCGACCTGGCCGATGTCGGCGGCGCGCGGTACCTGGCCGAGATGGCGGCCAGCGCCTTCAACATCATCGACGCCGAGGACTACGGCCGCACGCTGTACGACCTGCACCTGCGCCGCAGCCTGATCGAACTGGGCGAGGACGTGGTCAACGAGGCCTACGGCGCCGACCTGGACATCAACGCCGTCCAGCAGATCGAGAAGGCGGAGCACCGCCTGTTCGAACTGGCCTCGACCGGCCAGATCGAGGGCGGCTTCCAAGCCTTCGATCGGACGCTGGTCAAGGCGCTGCAGATGGCCGAGTCGGCCTTCCGCCGCGAGGGCATGCTGACCGGCGTGACGACCGGCCTGGAGGGGCTCGACAAGCTGCTGGGCGGCCTGCAGCGCTCCGACCTGCTGATCCTCGCCGGCCGGCCGGGCATGGGCAAGACGGCGCTGGCCACCAACATCGCCTTCAACGCGGCCCGCGCCTCGTTCGAGGAACTGGCCGAGAACGGCACGCGGACGCGGGTCGACGGCCACGTCGTGGCGCTCTTCTCGCTGGAAATGTCGGCCGAGCAGCTCGTCCTGCGTATCCTCGCCGAGCATTCCGGCGTGTCCTCGGACCGGGTGCGGCGCGGCGCCATCACCAACGACGAGTTCCAGAAGGTCTTCGTCGCCTCGCAGGAAATCTCCAAGTCGCGCATCTTCATCGACGACACGCCGGCCCTGTCGGTGTCGGCGCTGCGCACCCGGTGCCGGCGGCTGCTGCGCACGCAAGGGCGGCTCGACATGATCGTCGTCGACTATATCCAGCTGATGCGCGGCTCGCCGAACGGCCGGCCGGAGAACCGGGTGCAGGAAATCTCCGAGATCACCCGCGGCCTGAAGGGCCTGGCCAAGGAACTGGACGTGCCCGTGCTGGCCCTCTCGCAGCTGAGCCGCGCCGTCGAGCAGCGCGAGGACAAGCGGCCGCAGCTCTCCGACCTGCGCGAATCGGGCTCGATCGAGCAGGATGCCGACGTCGTGATGTTCGTCTATCGCGAGGAGTATTATCTGGGCCGCAAGGAGCCTGCCGAGGGCACCGCCGAACACGCCGAGTGGCAGGCCGAGATGGACAAGGTGCACAACATGGCGGAGGTCATCGTCGCCAAGCAGCGTCACGGCCCGACCGACAAGGTGCGCCTGCTGTTCGAAGCCGAGCTCACCCGCTTCGGCAACCTCGCACCGACGGGCATGGGCGGCGATGTCCCCTTCTGA
- a CDS encoding Rrf2 family transcriptional regulator → MRLTRYTDYAMRVLLYLGAKPDALCSIAEIARAYGISQNHLMKVVNDLGRAGYVTSARGRFGGVRLARPAAEINVGEVVRRMEDDFALVDCATCILAPGCGLACVLAEALAAFMAVLDRHSLADLLAKRELADAFGLQPA, encoded by the coding sequence ATGCGGCTGACGCGCTACACCGACTATGCGATGCGGGTGCTGCTCTATCTGGGCGCGAAGCCGGACGCGCTCTGCTCGATCGCCGAGATCGCGCGCGCCTACGGCATCTCGCAGAACCACCTGATGAAGGTCGTGAACGACCTCGGCCGTGCCGGCTACGTGACCAGCGCGCGCGGCCGCTTCGGCGGCGTGCGCCTCGCCCGTCCGGCGGCGGAGATCAACGTGGGCGAGGTGGTGCGCCGCATGGAGGACGATTTCGCCCTGGTGGACTGCGCCACCTGCATCCTCGCCCCCGGCTGCGGCCTCGCCTGCGTGCTGGCCGAGGCGCTGGCCGCCTTCATGGCGGTGCTCGACCGCCACAGCCTCGCCGACCTGCTGGCGAAGCGGGAACTGGCGGACGCCTTCGGACTGCAGCCCGCTTGA
- a CDS encoding CvpA family protein encodes MSDIHTFDIAVIGLLLLSAVVAYSRGFVREVLSLVSWVGAVVVTVYAFETVQPYVGEFIPIELFANVATALGLFTIALIVFSVIGGRIAKAVGESAHGAVDKSLGFLFGLVRGGLLVTIAYLVVTWVIPWDEQPAWLREARTTPLIREAAGEIEAIVPAGFGMEGRSIVNRAERRSREAAETEQLLRRLNTPQPTVPEQAPREDRPGYTDQERRDLERLIKGTQ; translated from the coding sequence GTGAGCGACATCCACACCTTCGACATCGCCGTCATCGGCCTGCTCCTGCTCTCGGCGGTGGTCGCCTATTCGCGCGGCTTCGTGCGCGAAGTGCTGTCCCTCGTCTCCTGGGTCGGCGCGGTCGTCGTGACCGTCTACGCCTTCGAGACGGTGCAGCCCTATGTCGGCGAGTTCATCCCGATCGAGCTGTTCGCCAACGTCGCGACGGCCCTCGGCCTGTTCACCATCGCCCTGATCGTCTTCAGCGTCATCGGCGGCCGCATCGCCAAGGCGGTGGGAGAATCGGCCCACGGGGCAGTCGACAAGTCGCTGGGCTTCCTGTTCGGACTCGTCCGCGGTGGACTTCTCGTCACCATCGCCTATCTGGTGGTGACCTGGGTCATACCCTGGGACGAGCAGCCGGCATGGCTGCGGGAGGCGCGGACGACACCGCTGATCCGCGAGGCCGCGGGCGAGATCGAGGCCATCGTTCCCGCCGGCTTCGGCATGGAGGGCCGCTCCATCGTGAACCGCGCCGAACGGCGCAGCCGCGAGGCGGCGGAGACCGAGCAATTGCTGCGGCGGCTCAACACGCCGCAGCCCACGGTACCGGAACAGGCCCCGCGCGAGGACCGTCCCGGCTATACCGACCAAGAGCGCCGAGACCTTGAACGCCTGATCAAGGGGACCCAGTGA
- the radA gene encoding DNA repair protein RadA encodes MARAAARYVCQSCGSVYGKWAGRCEACGQWNSIVEETPREAAPRGLGKGSGRRIELVALHGAAEPPPRRSTGIGELDRVAGGGLVPGSCVLIGGDPGIGKSTLLLQAVASLAMGGARCVYISGEEAVDQVRLRAGRMGLDKAPIDLAAATDVRDIVTTLEAGPPPDVLVIDSIQTMYVDTFDSAPGTVAQVRASAQELIRFTKRLGITLLLVGHVTKEGTIAGPRVLEHMVDAVLYFEGDRGHEFRILRGVKNRFGATDEIGVFEMTGAGLAEVTNPSALFLGDRDEANPVSGSSVLAGMEGTRPLLVEIQALVAPSSLATPRRAVVGWDSSRLAMVMAVLESRCGLELGMRDVYLNVAGGLRVTEPAADLAVAAALVSSALSRPVPAGTVAFGEIGLSGEIRPVAQPEARLKESAKLGFAGALMPRRTGGAKAGKPKREQATPGIQVRELARLQELVDIIREQPPEHRPEGAPASSTQPGETRSGDTRGEGRRSYSTGQT; translated from the coding sequence ATGGCGCGCGCCGCAGCCCGCTACGTCTGTCAGAGCTGCGGCTCCGTCTACGGAAAGTGGGCGGGTCGATGCGAAGCCTGCGGCCAGTGGAACAGCATCGTCGAGGAGACGCCGCGCGAGGCGGCACCGCGCGGCCTCGGCAAGGGCTCCGGCCGGCGCATCGAGCTGGTGGCGCTGCATGGCGCGGCGGAGCCGCCGCCGCGCCGTTCCACAGGCATCGGCGAACTGGACCGGGTGGCCGGCGGCGGCCTCGTCCCCGGCTCCTGCGTGCTGATCGGCGGCGACCCCGGCATCGGCAAGTCGACCCTGCTGCTCCAGGCGGTGGCGTCGCTGGCGATGGGCGGCGCGCGCTGCGTCTACATCTCCGGCGAGGAGGCGGTCGACCAGGTGCGCCTGCGCGCCGGCCGCATGGGGCTGGACAAGGCGCCGATCGACCTCGCCGCGGCCACCGACGTGCGCGACATCGTCACGACGCTGGAGGCGGGACCGCCGCCCGACGTGCTGGTGATCGATTCGATCCAGACGATGTACGTCGACACGTTCGACTCGGCCCCCGGCACGGTCGCCCAGGTGCGCGCCAGCGCCCAGGAGCTGATCCGCTTCACCAAGCGCCTGGGCATCACGCTGCTGCTCGTCGGCCACGTGACCAAGGAAGGCACGATCGCCGGGCCGCGCGTGCTGGAGCACATGGTCGACGCGGTCCTCTATTTCGAAGGCGACCGCGGCCACGAATTCCGCATCCTGCGCGGCGTGAAGAACCGGTTCGGCGCCACCGACGAGATCGGCGTGTTCGAGATGACCGGCGCCGGCCTCGCCGAGGTCACGAACCCGTCGGCGCTGTTCCTCGGCGACCGCGACGAGGCGAACCCGGTCAGCGGTTCGTCGGTGCTCGCCGGCATGGAGGGCACGCGCCCGCTGCTGGTCGAGATCCAGGCGCTGGTGGCGCCGTCGTCGCTGGCGACGCCGCGGCGCGCCGTGGTCGGCTGGGACTCCTCCCGGCTCGCCATGGTGATGGCGGTGCTGGAGTCGCGCTGCGGGCTGGAACTCGGCATGCGCGATGTCTACCTGAACGTCGCCGGCGGACTGCGCGTGACCGAACCGGCGGCAGACCTCGCGGTCGCCGCCGCCCTGGTCTCGTCCGCTCTGTCCAGGCCCGTTCCCGCCGGCACCGTCGCCTTCGGCGAGATCGGCCTGTCCGGCGAGATCCGTCCCGTGGCACAGCCGGAGGCCCGCCTGAAGGAATCCGCCAAGCTCGGCTTCGCCGGCGCCCTGATGCCGCGCCGCACTGGTGGGGCGAAAGCAGGCAAGCCGAAGCGGGAGCAGGCGACGCCCGGCATCCAGGTGCGCGAACTGGCGCGCCTTCAGGAACTGGTCGACATCATCCGCGAGCAGCCGCCGGAGCATCGCCCCGAAGGCGCGCCCGCCTCTTCCACGCAGCCCGGCGAGACACGGTCCGGCGATACACGGGGCGAAGGCCGCCGCTCCTACAGCACGGGACAGACGTGA
- the purF gene encoding amidophosphoribosyltransferase produces the protein MDAVLEAVATTNPFDDDKLHEECGVFGIYGHDDASAHVALGLHALQHRGQAAAGVVSFDGAGFHSHRGLGHVADNFGDEETIKKLPGYAAIGHNRYATTGDVLLRNVQPLYADFAFGGLAVAHNGNLTNAVAVRKDLVRQGSLFQSTTDTEIIVHLIARSHAGNVIDRITDALRKVEGAYSLVALTQKKLIGVRDPFGVRPLVLGRLGDAWILTSETCALDIIGAELVRDIEPGEMVVVDGDGLRSLRPFDQVPPRPCVFEYIYFARPDSVIEGRSVYDARKRIGVELSRESGVEADVVVPVPDSGVPAAIGYAGAAGIPFELGIIRNHYVGRTFIEPTDSIRNLGVKLKHNANRVHIEGKRVILVDDSIVRGTTSRKIVEMVRAAGAREVHMRISSPPTTHSCFYGIDTPDREKLLAARYDTAEMAKIIGADSLAFISIDGLYRALGVAGRDPVRPGFCDACFTGDYPIGLIDHAAAERARGIHLVEAVAG, from the coding sequence ATGGACGCCGTCTTGGAAGCAGTCGCCACCACCAACCCGTTCGACGACGACAAGCTGCACGAGGAGTGCGGCGTGTTCGGGATCTACGGGCACGATGACGCATCGGCGCACGTGGCGCTTGGCCTGCACGCGCTGCAGCACCGCGGCCAGGCGGCGGCGGGGGTCGTCAGCTTCGACGGCGCCGGCTTCCACTCGCATCGCGGCCTGGGCCACGTCGCCGACAATTTCGGCGACGAGGAGACGATCAAGAAGCTGCCCGGCTATGCCGCCATCGGCCACAACCGCTACGCCACGACCGGCGACGTGCTGCTGCGCAACGTGCAGCCGCTCTATGCCGACTTCGCGTTCGGCGGGCTGGCCGTGGCGCACAACGGCAACCTCACCAACGCGGTCGCGGTGCGCAAGGATCTGGTCCGCCAGGGCTCGCTGTTCCAGTCGACGACGGACACCGAGATCATCGTCCACCTGATCGCGCGCAGCCATGCCGGCAACGTGATCGACCGCATCACCGACGCGCTGCGCAAGGTGGAGGGCGCCTATTCTCTGGTCGCCCTCACCCAGAAGAAGCTGATCGGCGTGCGCGATCCCTTCGGCGTGCGCCCGCTGGTCCTCGGCCGGCTCGGCGACGCCTGGATCCTGACGTCCGAGACCTGTGCCCTCGACATCATCGGCGCCGAACTGGTGCGGGACATCGAGCCGGGCGAGATGGTGGTCGTCGACGGCGACGGGCTGCGCAGCCTGCGCCCGTTCGACCAGGTGCCGCCGCGCCCCTGCGTCTTCGAGTACATCTACTTCGCCCGCCCCGACAGCGTGATCGAGGGCCGCAGCGTCTACGACGCGCGCAAGCGCATCGGCGTCGAACTCTCGCGCGAGAGCGGCGTCGAGGCGGACGTGGTCGTGCCGGTGCCCGACTCGGGCGTGCCGGCGGCGATCGGCTACGCCGGCGCCGCGGGCATCCCGTTCGAACTCGGCATCATCCGCAACCACTATGTCGGCCGCACCTTCATCGAGCCGACCGACTCGATCCGCAATCTCGGCGTGAAGCTGAAGCACAACGCCAACCGGGTGCACATCGAGGGCAAGCGCGTCATCCTCGTCGACGACAGCATCGTGCGCGGCACCACCTCGCGGAAGATCGTCGAGATGGTCCGCGCCGCCGGCGCCAGGGAGGTGCACATGCGCATCTCCAGCCCGCCGACCACCCATTCCTGCTTCTACGGCATCGACACGCCGGACCGCGAGAAGCTGCTGGCGGCGCGCTACGACACGGCGGAGATGGCGAAGATCATCGGCGCCGACAGCCTCGCCTTCATCTCGATCGACGGACTCTACCGGGCGCTCGGCGTCGCCGGCCGCGATCCGGTGCGGCCCGGCTTCTGCGATGCCTGCTTCACGGGGGACTATCCCATCGGCCTGATCGACCATGCGGCCGCGGAGCGCGCCCGCGGCATCCATCTCGTCGAGGCCGTCGCAGGATGA
- a CDS encoding MBL fold metallo-hydrolase, with protein MPTSNSYYSGPVSDHFDGVRFFNPGEPGTDRRLRDLLRWRRTAPDNPWPKNVPVRPTKPDVRVDGLRVTMVGHATLLIQVAGLNILTDPVWSDRASPVGFAGPKRAAAPGIALGDLPPIDAILLSHNHYDHLDIATLRTLQAGHAPLIVTPLGNDAIVRRRLPAARIEARDWGGRVSIAPRAEVHVVPANHWSSRGLRDRRMALWGGFMLRAATKLVYFAGDTGYGTGSIFRRMRAAFGSPDLALLPIGAYDPRWFMAAQHVDPDEAVQILCDLDARAALGTHWGVFKLTDEARDDPAKRLSSALRARGIHESRFDAMSPGDVRQYS; from the coding sequence ATGCCGACATCGAATTCCTACTACAGCGGTCCGGTGTCGGATCATTTCGACGGCGTACGTTTCTTCAATCCGGGCGAGCCCGGCACCGATCGCCGGCTGCGCGACCTGCTGCGCTGGCGGCGGACCGCGCCGGACAATCCCTGGCCGAAGAACGTCCCGGTCCGGCCGACCAAACCGGATGTGCGGGTGGATGGTCTGCGGGTCACGATGGTCGGTCATGCGACGCTGCTGATCCAGGTCGCGGGTCTCAACATCCTCACCGATCCGGTCTGGTCGGATCGCGCCAGTCCGGTCGGCTTCGCCGGGCCGAAGCGCGCGGCGGCTCCCGGCATCGCGCTCGGCGATCTCCCGCCGATCGACGCGATCCTGCTGTCGCACAATCACTACGACCATCTGGACATCGCGACCCTGCGTACCCTCCAAGCCGGGCACGCGCCCCTGATCGTGACGCCGCTCGGCAACGACGCCATCGTCCGTCGCCGCCTGCCCGCAGCGCGGATCGAGGCGCGGGACTGGGGCGGCCGCGTGTCGATCGCTCCCCGGGCGGAGGTGCACGTCGTCCCGGCGAACCACTGGTCGTCGCGGGGTCTGCGGGACCGCCGCATGGCGCTATGGGGCGGCTTCATGCTCCGCGCGGCGACGAAGCTGGTCTATTTCGCCGGCGATACCGGCTACGGCACGGGCAGCATCTTCCGCAGGATGCGGGCCGCGTTCGGGTCGCCCGATCTCGCCCTGCTGCCGATCGGCGCCTACGATCCGCGGTGGTTCATGGCGGCACAGCACGTCGATCCCGACGAGGCGGTCCAGATCCTGTGCGACCTGGATGCGCGCGCGGCGCTCGGCACTCACTGGGGCGTCTTCAAGCTGACCGACGAGGCGCGGGACGACCCCGCCAAGCGTCTGTCATCGGCGCTCCGGGCGCGCGGTATCCACGAGAGCCGCTTTGACGCGATGAGCCCCGGCGACGTCAGGCAGTATTCTTGA
- a CDS encoding ABC transporter permease, with the protein MNVVAQIGSVFLAFLEAAGRLSLFALNAVSHIVRPPWYPRLILRQLVDIGYYSLPVVALTTLFSGMVLALQSYTGFARFSAESAVANVVVLSMTRELAPVLAGLMVAGRIGASMAAEIGTMRVTEQIDALTTLSTNPMKYLVAPRILAGITMLPVLVFVGDIIGVLGGYLVSVYKLGFNPDNYVRQTLEFVEFNDVFSGLVKAAAFGFIVTLMGCYHGYNSRGGAQGVGVATTNAVVSAAILILVTNYIITELFFAR; encoded by the coding sequence ATGAACGTCGTCGCCCAGATCGGCAGCGTCTTCCTGGCATTCCTGGAGGCGGCGGGGCGGCTCTCGCTGTTCGCGCTGAACGCCGTCAGCCACATCGTCCGGCCGCCCTGGTACCCGCGCCTGATCCTGCGGCAGCTGGTCGACATCGGCTATTACTCCCTGCCTGTCGTGGCGCTGACGACGCTGTTCAGCGGCATGGTGCTGGCGCTGCAGAGCTATACCGGCTTCGCCCGCTTCTCGGCCGAGAGCGCCGTCGCCAACGTCGTCGTCCTGTCGATGACCCGCGAGTTGGCACCGGTGCTGGCGGGGCTGATGGTCGCCGGCCGCATCGGCGCCTCGATGGCGGCTGAGATCGGCACCATGCGGGTGACCGAGCAGATCGACGCGCTCACGACCCTCTCCACCAACCCGATGAAGTATCTGGTGGCGCCGCGCATCCTGGCGGGCATCACGATGCTGCCGGTGCTGGTGTTCGTCGGCGACATCATCGGCGTACTCGGCGGCTATCTGGTGTCGGTCTACAAGCTGGGCTTCAACCCGGACAACTACGTCCGCCAGACGCTGGAATTCGTCGAGTTCAACGACGTCTTCTCCGGGCTGGTGAAGGCGGCGGCCTTCGGCTTCATCGTCACCCTGATGGGCTGCTACCACGGCTACAATTCGCGCGGCGGCGCCCAGGGCGTCGGCGTCGCGACGACCAACGCGGTCGTCTCGGCGGCGATCCTGATCCTGGTGACCAACTACATCATCACCGAACTGTTCTTCGCCCGATGA
- a CDS encoding LysR family transcriptional regulator — MPLPAPPRYTAVRPQHTARRTGIAMISLSLRVDIDDHGRIGPGKIRLLEQIGALGSISAAGRSMNMSYKRAWALVDELNRCFGKPVVSTQMGGRAGGGAALTPFGSELVAHYRAIESKAEQAAGLHLNALRAAAERSG, encoded by the coding sequence GTGCCCCTGCCCGCCCCGCCGCGCTACACTGCCGTCCGACCGCAGCACACCGCCCGCCGGACTGGCATCGCCATGATCAGCCTCAGCCTTCGCGTCGACATCGACGACCATGGACGCATCGGTCCCGGAAAGATCAGGCTGCTGGAGCAGATCGGGGCGCTGGGCTCGATCTCCGCCGCGGGGCGGTCGATGAACATGTCCTACAAGCGCGCCTGGGCCCTGGTCGACGAGCTGAACCGCTGTTTCGGCAAGCCGGTCGTGTCGACGCAGATGGGCGGGCGCGCCGGCGGCGGCGCCGCCCTCACCCCGTTCGGCAGCGAGTTGGTCGCGCATTACCGTGCCATCGAGAGCAAGGCCGAACAGGCCGCCGGCCTGCACCTGAACGCGTTGCGGGCGGCCGCCGAGCGGAGCGGCTGA
- the alr gene encoding alanine racemase, translated as MTCPGAVLTIDLDAIGANWRLLRARMGTAACAAVVKADAYGLGMMRVAPALAAAGCDTFFVAQLEEAIALRVLLPQAAIGVLAAPVHPCEAVYARHRLMPVLNSGHDIDAWGAFTRENRGGAGADLPRAILQLDTGMCRLGLSPAEVDALAAHPAALNGIAPAWVMSHLACADEPEHPQNAEQLRRMRAALPRLPAPFAGAPVTFANSSGIFLGADWHFDLGRPGYALYGGNPTPGLPNPMRPVVRLDGRILQVRDIDRRESVGYGATATVEPGSRLATVAVGYADGWLRSIGGRGVAHVSGTPAPLVGRVSMDLIVIDVTKVPGGAAPGDMVTLIGPDRDIDAVAADTGTIGYEILTSLGARYARTYTGTGGAPSA; from the coding sequence GTGACCTGTCCCGGCGCCGTCCTCACCATCGACCTCGACGCCATCGGCGCCAACTGGCGGCTGCTGCGCGCCCGCATGGGGACCGCCGCCTGCGCTGCGGTGGTCAAGGCCGACGCCTATGGGCTGGGCATGATGCGCGTGGCGCCGGCGCTGGCGGCGGCCGGCTGCGACACTTTCTTCGTGGCGCAGCTGGAGGAGGCGATCGCGCTGCGGGTCCTGCTGCCGCAGGCGGCGATCGGCGTGCTCGCGGCACCGGTTCACCCCTGCGAGGCGGTCTATGCGCGCCACCGCCTGATGCCGGTGCTGAACAGCGGGCACGACATCGACGCCTGGGGCGCCTTCACGCGGGAGAACCGCGGCGGCGCCGGCGCGGACCTGCCCCGGGCGATCCTGCAGCTCGACACCGGTATGTGCCGACTGGGCCTGTCGCCGGCCGAGGTCGATGCCCTGGCGGCGCATCCCGCCGCCCTGAACGGCATCGCGCCGGCCTGGGTGATGAGCCACCTCGCCTGTGCCGACGAACCGGAGCATCCGCAGAACGCGGAGCAGCTGCGCCGCATGCGCGCCGCTTTGCCGCGCCTGCCGGCACCCTTCGCCGGCGCGCCGGTCACCTTCGCCAACTCGTCCGGCATATTCCTGGGCGCGGACTGGCATTTCGACCTGGGCCGGCCGGGCTACGCCCTCTATGGCGGCAACCCGACGCCCGGCCTGCCGAACCCGATGCGGCCCGTCGTGCGGCTCGATGGGCGCATCCTGCAGGTCCGCGACATTGACAGGCGCGAGAGCGTCGGTTACGGGGCGACCGCCACGGTCGAACCGGGCAGCCGGCTCGCCACGGTCGCCGTGGGCTACGCCGACGGCTGGCTGCGTTCGATCGGCGGGCGCGGTGTCGCCCACGTCTCCGGAACCCCGGCACCGCTGGTGGGACGCGTATCCATGGACCTGATCGTGATCGACGTGACGAAGGTGCCGGGCGGTGCGGCGCCGGGCGACATGGTGACCCTGATCGGGCCGGACCGCGACATCGACGCCGTCGCGGCGGACACCGGCACGATCGGATACGAGATCCTCACGTCGCTGGGCGCCCGCTATGCCCGCACCTACACCGGAACCGGCGGGGCCCCGAGCGCATGA
- a CDS encoding SDR family NAD(P)-dependent oxidoreductase: MSEGTKNGGRLAGRVALVTGASRGIGAAIAERYAAEGAHVYLVARTQGGLEEVYDRIAAAGGSATGVPLDLRKPETIEQLSVAIFERFRRLDILVGNAGALGVLTPVPHLEPKVWNEVMDVNVTANYRLIRAFDPLLRASDAGRAIFVSSGAARGGMAYWGAYAASKAALEALVSCWAAESVKTPLRINTVDPGAVRTRMRADAFPGEDPMSLRPPEALTDAMLDLAAPDCTIHGEVVWVR, from the coding sequence ATGAGCGAGGGGACGAAGAACGGGGGCCGCCTCGCGGGCCGCGTCGCCCTGGTCACGGGCGCGTCGCGCGGCATCGGCGCCGCCATCGCCGAACGCTATGCGGCCGAAGGCGCGCACGTCTATCTGGTGGCGCGCACCCAGGGCGGCCTCGAAGAGGTCTACGACCGCATCGCCGCGGCCGGCGGCAGCGCCACGGGCGTGCCGCTCGACCTGCGCAAGCCGGAGACGATCGAGCAGCTCTCGGTCGCGATCTTCGAGCGCTTCCGTCGCCTCGACATCCTGGTCGGCAACGCCGGCGCGCTCGGGGTGCTGACACCCGTGCCGCACCTGGAGCCGAAGGTGTGGAACGAGGTGATGGACGTGAACGTCACCGCCAACTACCGCCTGATCCGGGCCTTCGACCCGCTGCTGCGCGCCTCGGACGCCGGCCGGGCGATCTTCGTCAGTTCCGGTGCGGCCCGCGGCGGCATGGCCTACTGGGGCGCCTACGCCGCCTCCAAGGCCGCGCTGGAGGCCCTCGTCTCCTGCTGGGCGGCCGAGAGCGTCAAGACGCCGCTCCGCATCAACACGGTCGACCCGGGGGCCGTGCGGACCCGCATGCGCGCCGACGCCTTCCCCGGCGAAGACCCGATGTCGCTCCGCCCGCCCGAGGCGCTGACCGACGCCATGCTCGACCTCGCCGCCCCCGACTGCACGATCCACGGCGAGGTGGTGTGGGTGCGCTGA
- a CDS encoding ATP-binding cassette domain-containing protein, protein MSSMPVAQGGTPKIAVRDLHKAFGAKQVLRGVDLDVADGESVVVIGGSGTGKSVLLKCILGILTPDRGSIKIDGVEVVGMRHRDREAIAAKFGMLFQGGALFDSLPVWENVAFGLIQAKRMPRRQAREAAIENLAAVGLGPEVADLSPAELSGGMQKRVSLARAIATRPEIIFFDEPTTGLDPIMSDVINDLIVACVHELGATALSITHDMASARKIAHRIAMLHQGRIVWAGPVADIDASGDPYVDQFIHGRAEGPIQMQVRRD, encoded by the coding sequence ATGTCGTCGATGCCCGTCGCGCAGGGCGGAACGCCGAAGATCGCCGTGCGCGACCTCCACAAGGCGTTCGGCGCGAAACAGGTGCTGCGCGGCGTCGACCTGGACGTCGCCGATGGCGAGTCCGTCGTCGTGATCGGCGGCTCAGGTACCGGCAAGTCGGTGCTGCTGAAGTGCATCCTGGGCATCCTCACGCCCGACCGGGGCAGCATCAAGATCGACGGCGTCGAGGTCGTCGGCATGCGCCACCGCGACCGCGAGGCCATCGCCGCCAAGTTCGGCATGCTGTTCCAGGGCGGCGCCCTGTTCGACAGCCTGCCGGTCTGGGAGAACGTCGCCTTCGGCCTGATCCAGGCCAAGCGGATGCCGCGCCGCCAGGCGCGCGAGGCGGCGATCGAGAATCTCGCCGCGGTCGGCCTGGGACCGGAGGTCGCCGACCTGTCGCCCGCCGAACTGTCCGGCGGCATGCAGAAGCGCGTGTCGCTGGCCCGCGCCATCGCGACCCGGCCGGAGATCATCTTCTTCGACGAGCCGACGACCGGCCTCGACCCGATCATGAGCGACGTCATCAACGACCTGATCGTCGCCTGCGTGCACGAGCTGGGCGCCACGGCGCTGTCGATCACCCACGACATGGCCAGCGCCCGCAAGATCGCGCATCGCATCGCCATGCTGCACCAGGGCCGCATCGTCTGGGCCGGCCCGGTCGCCGACATCGACGCCAGCGGCGACCCCTATGTCGACCAGTTCATCCACGGCCGCGCCGAAGGCCCCATCCAGATGCAGGTGCGGCGTGACTAG